From Nycticebus coucang isolate mNycCou1 chromosome 6, mNycCou1.pri, whole genome shotgun sequence, the proteins below share one genomic window:
- the LOC128588285 gene encoding voltage-dependent N-type calcium channel subunit alpha-1B-like isoform X1, whose translation MDYIFTGVFTFEMVIKMIDLGLLLHPEAYFRDLWNILDFIVVSGALVVFAFSGSKGKDINTIKSLRVLRVLRPLKTIKRLPKLKNAQLLSAALCEGTRPGDHLSATPSGHRGSAIPTLSATFLSQPCLPRGSWCSENREGEVLG comes from the exons ATGGACTACATCTTCACAGGTGTCTTCACCTTTGAGATGGTGATAAAG ATGATTGACTTGGGACTGCTCCTTCACCCTGAAGCCTACTTCCGGGACCTGTGGAACATTCTGGACTTCATTGTGGTCAGTGGGGCCCTGGTGGTGTTTGCCTTCTC AGGATCCAAAGGGAAAGACATCAACACCATCAAGTCCCTAAGAGTTCTGCGCGTCTTACGGCCCCTCAAGACCATCAAACGGCTCCCCAAGCTCAAG AACGCACAGCTCCTCAGCGCCGCCCTTTGCGAGGGGACCAGGCCCGGCGACCACCTCAGCGCGACGCCCTCAGGACACCGGGGTTCTGCGATTCCAACCCTGAGTGCGACcttcctgtcccagccctgcctgcccaggggcAGCTGGTGTTCAGAGAACCGGGAGGGGGAGGTTCTGGGTTGA
- the LOC128588285 gene encoding voltage-dependent N-type calcium channel subunit alpha-1B-like isoform X2 has translation MDYIFTGVFTFEMVIKMIDLGLLLHPEAYFRDLWNILDFIVVSGALVVFAFSGSKGKDINTIKSLRVLRVLRPLKTIKRLPKLKIHLQRLESDQSWNDVLF, from the exons ATGGACTACATCTTCACAGGTGTCTTCACCTTTGAGATGGTGATAAAG ATGATTGACTTGGGACTGCTCCTTCACCCTGAAGCCTACTTCCGGGACCTGTGGAACATTCTGGACTTCATTGTGGTCAGTGGGGCCCTGGTGGTGTTTGCCTTCTC AGGATCCAAAGGGAAAGACATCAACACCATCAAGTCCCTAAGAGTTCTGCGCGTCTTACGGCCCCTCAAGACCATCAAACGGCTCCCCAAGCTCAAG attCATCTTCAGCGTTTGGAAAGTGACCAATCCTGGAACGATGTCTTGttctga